The proteins below come from a single Chitinophaga pinensis DSM 2588 genomic window:
- a CDS encoding putative LPS assembly protein LptD, with protein MRRIYLTFAGILIAIPFIINAVATPAPNAGGRFNKSFTDTVPKPDTKPVVPDTNKLPQKEAPVSTEEPKATEEGFPDENTGTDSLDLPKVSKDSLEAPITYKAKDSIVLLVPDKRFYFYGTANTKYQKTTLNAERMTYNQATGIMEATTATDTAGKPYGRPQLEDNGQAFDSDTLRVNIATHRAKIIHTRSQYGEGFVLSEQTKREPDNSIFGYKNGYTTCNLDTPHFQFRANKIKVIPDKLVISGPANLEIEGVPTPLFIPFAIFPITHGQQSGILVPSYIVNAQKGMGLQNGGYYIGLGDNFDMTLRGEIYSYGSWQLMASPTYRKRYHYNGGFTLSIANTRFGDPAVKSEFTKSRDFRFTWNHSMDSKARPGITFGANVNFGTAKFNTYNVFDYASRVTNTLSSSINFSKTWQGKPFNFTSSLSHSQNLTTRDVNIAFPSATFTMNTIYPFQPKEVIGKAKWYHKLGIGYNGTLNNSVTFKDSVFGKSKMFDALQSGVKHSLPISFSIPVFKNFTLSPGVSYSEYWFTKKTIRTWNPGKRVSIDSLGGIDTTYESGFYTARQASASISLSTAVYGMYQFSKTSKIKAIRHVMRPTISMSYQPDLAKDAYYYLQYNREGETLRQSYFLSSSVGVPSDGRAGSISFGLDNNLEMKVFSKKDTSANHEKKIKLLDGFGINTSYNLLADSFKLAPFSIYARTNLFDKLNITASGSIDPYEVNSRGRRLDNYVWNTGKLSLGRLTNASIAMSTSFQSQDKKAKDKEQQINNIENEQSTDAAFQAQQRQLEQVRRNPGEYVDFDIPWKLDLSYSMTYSKQILVDSGGVVNTFNQYLSFNGDFSLTPKWKIGVTSGYNFNEQKLAYTNMYISRDLHCWQMSINLVPIGTYRQFSITISPKSGILRDLRINRSRTFYDL; from the coding sequence TTGCGACGGATATACCTGACTTTTGCAGGTATATTAATTGCCATTCCTTTTATAATAAACGCAGTAGCAACTCCCGCGCCAAATGCCGGAGGACGTTTTAACAAAAGTTTCACAGATACCGTACCAAAACCGGATACGAAACCTGTCGTTCCTGATACTAACAAACTGCCTCAGAAAGAGGCGCCGGTTAGTACTGAGGAGCCGAAGGCGACCGAAGAAGGTTTCCCTGACGAGAATACCGGTACGGATAGTCTGGATTTACCAAAGGTATCGAAAGATAGTCTGGAAGCGCCTATTACTTATAAGGCAAAAGACTCTATCGTCCTCCTCGTACCGGATAAACGTTTCTATTTCTATGGTACTGCCAATACCAAATATCAGAAAACGACACTGAATGCAGAGCGTATGACCTATAACCAGGCTACGGGTATTATGGAAGCTACCACAGCGACCGATACTGCCGGTAAACCTTATGGACGCCCGCAACTGGAAGATAATGGACAGGCTTTCGACTCAGATACCCTGAGAGTGAATATCGCAACACATCGTGCAAAGATCATCCATACGCGTTCACAGTATGGGGAAGGATTTGTGTTGAGTGAGCAGACCAAACGCGAACCTGACAACAGCATCTTTGGTTACAAAAACGGTTATACTACCTGTAATCTGGATACGCCTCACTTCCAGTTCAGGGCTAATAAAATCAAGGTAATTCCTGATAAACTGGTTATATCCGGTCCTGCAAATCTTGAGATCGAGGGTGTCCCAACGCCTTTATTTATACCTTTTGCCATATTCCCGATCACACACGGACAACAATCAGGTATCCTGGTGCCGAGTTATATCGTGAATGCACAAAAGGGGATGGGTTTACAGAACGGTGGTTATTATATAGGTCTGGGTGATAATTTTGATATGACCCTGCGTGGTGAGATCTATTCTTATGGTAGCTGGCAGTTAATGGCCAGTCCTACTTACCGCAAGCGTTATCATTATAATGGTGGTTTTACCCTGAGTATTGCCAATACCCGTTTCGGTGATCCGGCAGTAAAATCAGAGTTCACCAAATCCCGTGACTTCCGTTTTACCTGGAATCATAGTATGGACAGCAAGGCCCGTCCGGGTATCACCTTCGGTGCGAATGTGAACTTCGGTACGGCAAAGTTCAATACCTATAACGTATTTGACTATGCTTCGCGCGTGACCAATACTTTATCATCATCCATCAACTTTTCAAAGACCTGGCAGGGTAAGCCTTTCAACTTTACCTCCAGCCTTTCACACTCACAGAACCTGACCACCCGTGACGTGAACATCGCATTCCCGTCAGCCACATTTACCATGAATACTATCTATCCTTTCCAGCCAAAAGAAGTGATAGGCAAAGCGAAATGGTATCATAAACTGGGGATAGGGTATAATGGTACCCTGAATAACAGTGTGACCTTTAAGGATTCTGTGTTTGGTAAGTCGAAGATGTTTGATGCGTTGCAGTCAGGTGTGAAGCACTCCCTGCCTATTTCATTCTCCATTCCGGTGTTCAAGAACTTTACCCTGTCACCGGGTGTGAGTTATTCAGAATACTGGTTTACCAAAAAGACAATCAGGACCTGGAATCCCGGAAAGCGTGTCAGCATTGACTCCCTGGGTGGCATCGATACAACGTACGAATCCGGGTTTTATACCGCCAGACAGGCAAGTGCCAGTATTTCACTGTCCACTGCTGTGTATGGTATGTATCAGTTCAGCAAGACTTCCAAGATCAAGGCCATCCGACACGTGATGCGCCCTACGATCAGTATGAGTTACCAGCCTGACCTGGCCAAAGACGCTTATTATTATCTGCAGTATAACAGAGAAGGGGAAACTTTAAGACAATCTTACTTCCTCAGTTCTTCGGTGGGTGTACCTTCAGACGGGCGGGCCGGATCGATCTCCTTCGGATTAGATAACAACCTGGAAATGAAGGTCTTCTCTAAAAAGGATACCTCTGCCAACCATGAGAAGAAGATCAAGCTGCTGGATGGTTTTGGTATCAATACATCCTATAACCTGCTGGCAGACAGCTTTAAACTGGCCCCGTTCAGTATCTATGCGCGTACCAACCTGTTTGATAAACTGAACATTACAGCCAGCGGTAGTATTGATCCGTACGAGGTAAACTCACGTGGCAGAAGACTGGATAACTATGTATGGAACACCGGTAAACTGAGCCTTGGGCGCCTGACAAATGCGAGCATCGCTATGAGTACCTCATTCCAGTCGCAGGACAAGAAAGCAAAAGATAAAGAACAGCAGATCAATAATATAGAAAACGAACAGAGTACAGATGCGGCTTTCCAGGCACAACAGCGTCAGCTGGAGCAGGTAAGAAGAAATCCGGGTGAATATGTGGATTTCGATATTCCATGGAAGCTGGATCTGTCTTATAGTATGACTTATTCCAAACAGATCCTTGTTGACTCGGGTGGCGTTGTAAATACTTTCAACCAGTACCTTAGCTTTAACGGTGATTTCAGTCTGACGCCAAAATGGAAGATCGGTGTAACCAGTGGTTATAACTTTAACGAGCAGAAGCTGGCTTATACCAATATGTATATTTCCCGTGATCTGCACTGCTGGCAGATGTCGATCAACCTGGTGCCAATCGGTACATATCGTCAGTTCAGTATTACGATCAGTCCGAAGTCAGGTATTCTAAGAGATCTGAGGATCAACCGATCGCGAACGTTCTACGATTTGTAG
- a CDS encoding N-acetylmuramoyl-L-alanine amidase yields the protein MRWNRFWIFFGCAIFLGTILLYATNRPLIGKKQNPPLRTIIIDPGHSAQTPGARGKFSTEEGVVLDVALKLGKIIEENMKDVRVVYTRKTRNALGSTLRADLNERAIIANREKGDLFISIHCNSAGPTRRVTGYKTVYIKKGKKKVPVKRAIYATSPSTAQGTETYVWATGKNNAKTESLKESSVIMLDANSEDANSVLDMSDPETFILLNTLRNAYFDQSLRLSTLIEDEFTNVGRISRGARQRDEKGIWVLQATAMPSVLVELGFISNPEEEDYLNSDKGQQEAAACIFKAIKRYKDELGRYSAPEDRQSAAPASSEQSTPVSYRSPKSRSNDARNAVAATKTKTPAAVASSSKNKTATRQVAVRKEPEAPAYKYDIQLLVSDKKYTRDAAIFNKLRGTIRKEQLVANSKKINKYKYIWGSFRSQAEVNAALRQAKQLGFRKAVLVGQSSTKGQLAAAGSAPAAIPSIPKVSFKYDIQLVVTDKKYTRSAPVFKDLRGTIVRVSVVINRKTLNKYTWVNFKTEKEANIALSKAKKAGFWNATVVTADNNRIASR from the coding sequence ATGCGCTGGAACCGATTTTGGATATTTTTCGGATGTGCCATCTTCCTGGGGACTATCCTACTTTACGCGACGAACCGACCTCTTATTGGCAAAAAACAAAATCCTCCGCTCAGGACCATCATTATCGATCCAGGCCATAGTGCGCAGACACCTGGCGCCCGTGGCAAGTTTTCTACCGAAGAAGGTGTAGTGCTGGACGTGGCCCTGAAACTGGGGAAGATCATCGAGGAAAACATGAAGGACGTACGTGTAGTATATACGCGTAAGACCAGGAACGCCCTGGGCTCCACCCTCCGTGCCGACCTGAATGAAAGAGCGATTATCGCCAACAGGGAAAAAGGAGACCTTTTTATTTCAATTCACTGTAACTCAGCAGGTCCTACCCGTAGAGTGACCGGCTACAAAACCGTCTATATCAAGAAAGGTAAAAAGAAAGTGCCCGTAAAAAGAGCCATCTATGCTACCTCACCAAGCACCGCCCAGGGTACCGAAACCTATGTATGGGCTACCGGTAAGAACAATGCCAAAACAGAATCACTGAAAGAAAGCTCCGTAATCATGCTGGACGCCAACTCGGAAGATGCGAATTCCGTATTGGATATGTCTGATCCTGAAACCTTTATATTATTAAATACCCTTCGTAACGCCTATTTCGACCAGAGCCTTCGCCTGTCTACCCTCATTGAAGACGAATTCACCAATGTAGGCCGTATCAGCCGTGGCGCCCGTCAGCGTGATGAAAAAGGTATCTGGGTCCTCCAGGCTACCGCCATGCCAAGCGTACTGGTGGAACTGGGCTTTATCAGCAATCCGGAAGAAGAAGACTACCTGAACTCCGACAAAGGACAACAGGAAGCCGCTGCCTGTATCTTCAAAGCCATCAAACGTTATAAAGATGAACTGGGCCGTTACAGCGCGCCCGAAGACAGGCAGTCTGCCGCTCCCGCTTCCTCCGAACAGTCCACTCCTGTCAGCTACCGCTCCCCTAAATCCAGGAGCAATGATGCCCGGAATGCGGTAGCAGCCACAAAAACAAAGACCCCGGCGGCAGTTGCATCCAGCTCAAAGAACAAAACAGCTACCCGTCAGGTAGCTGTCCGGAAAGAACCGGAAGCGCCCGCCTATAAATATGATATCCAGCTGCTCGTCAGTGACAAAAAGTACACCCGGGACGCCGCTATCTTTAATAAACTAAGGGGAACCATCCGAAAAGAACAGCTGGTCGCCAACAGTAAAAAGATCAATAAGTATAAATATATATGGGGCAGTTTCCGGTCCCAGGCAGAAGTCAATGCTGCTTTGCGTCAGGCAAAGCAGCTTGGCTTCCGGAAAGCGGTCCTGGTAGGACAGAGCAGTACCAAAGGCCAGCTGGCAGCAGCCGGATCTGCTCCCGCTGCTATCCCTTCTATTCCTAAAGTCAGCTTTAAATATGATATACAGCTGGTCGTTACCGATAAAAAATATACCCGCAGCGCTCCCGTCTTCAAAGACTTACGCGGCACGATCGTCCGGGTGTCAGTCGTCATCAACCGCAAAACCCTTAATAAATATACCTGGGTGAACTTCAAAACCGAAAAAGAAGCCAACATCGCACTCAGCAAAGCAAAAAAAGCAGGCTTCTGGAACGCCACCGTAGTAACCGCAGATAATAACCGTATCGCCAGCAGATAA
- a CDS encoding lysophospholipid acyltransferase family protein yields the protein MKWLTNLLARLYATYALIVFICTMLIMLLPMWLVSLLPGPRNIRYFMTLGRAWMHVYMPLIFCPVRVKGKAYFDSDQPYIIVCNHNSMMDVPTTTYAIPAASKSLAKEEMKKAPIFGIMYKVGSVLVNRHDPESRKRSVAEMKEVLSDGVHMLLYPEGTRNKTDDPLKSFYDGAFTLAIETHKPILPAVIFNTRKIMPPGKVFYALPHAIDIHFLAPVDTTALTSADLESLKERVFKTMWEHIEQHWKQKA from the coding sequence ATGAAATGGCTTACGAACCTCCTGGCCAGGTTATACGCTACTTATGCATTGATCGTCTTTATCTGCACTATGCTGATCATGCTGCTGCCTATGTGGCTGGTCTCATTACTTCCTGGACCCAGGAATATCCGTTATTTCATGACCCTCGGACGGGCCTGGATGCATGTATACATGCCATTGATCTTTTGTCCGGTAAGGGTGAAAGGCAAAGCATACTTCGATTCCGATCAGCCCTACATCATCGTGTGTAACCACAATTCCATGATGGACGTTCCCACCACTACCTACGCCATTCCTGCTGCCAGCAAGAGCCTGGCCAAAGAAGAAATGAAGAAGGCGCCTATCTTCGGTATCATGTATAAGGTAGGTTCCGTGCTGGTGAACAGGCATGATCCGGAAAGCCGGAAACGTAGCGTAGCAGAAATGAAAGAAGTGCTCAGCGACGGCGTACACATGCTGTTATACCCGGAAGGTACGCGTAACAAAACCGACGATCCGCTGAAATCTTTCTACGACGGCGCATTTACACTGGCCATCGAAACCCACAAACCGATCCTGCCGGCCGTTATTTTTAATACGCGTAAGATTATGCCGCCGGGGAAAGTATTTTATGCCCTTCCGCACGCAATAGATATTCATTTTCTGGCGCCGGTGGATACGACAGCACTGACATCCGCTGATCTGGAATCATTAAAAGAAAGGGTGTTTAAAACGATGTGGGAGCATATCGAACAACACTGGAAACAAAAAGCATAA